One segment of Gordonia terrae DNA contains the following:
- a CDS encoding TetR/AcrR family transcriptional regulator — translation MTEPTRAPRRRTQAERTATTRALILDATVDALVDVGYAATTTQEVNRRAGISRGALLHHFPTRESLVVAAVGHLVERRLAEILSRPRTGHEGLEILIEAFSGPLFDAALELWVAARCDVGLRTAIIPLEQQVSDALAVGCAELFGDRYTAAELELSIELARGLAVSRILRSPDADRALLDHLLPVWKELLTHD, via the coding sequence GTGACCGAGCCCACCCGAGCCCCGCGCCGACGCACGCAGGCCGAACGCACCGCGACCACGCGTGCGCTCATCCTCGACGCGACCGTCGACGCCCTGGTCGACGTCGGCTACGCCGCCACCACGACGCAGGAGGTCAACCGCCGGGCAGGTATCTCCCGCGGCGCTCTCCTGCATCACTTCCCCACCCGGGAATCACTGGTGGTCGCCGCGGTCGGACACCTGGTCGAGCGTCGGCTGGCAGAGATCCTGTCGCGGCCCCGGACGGGTCACGAGGGACTCGAGATACTCATCGAGGCGTTCAGCGGCCCGCTGTTCGACGCCGCTCTCGAGCTGTGGGTCGCCGCCCGCTGCGACGTCGGATTGCGAACCGCGATCATCCCGCTGGAACAGCAGGTGTCCGACGCACTCGCCGTCGGTTGTGCCGAGTTGTTCGGTGACCGGTACACCGCCGCGGAACTCGAACTCTCCATCGAACTCGCACGCGGATTGGCGGTGTCGCGCATCCTGCGCTCACCCGACGCCGACCGCGCGCTGCTCGACCACCTCCTGCCCGTATGGAAGGAACTCCTGACCCATGACTGA
- a CDS encoding ABC transporter substrate-binding protein, giving the protein MKNSRSTAAHAAPELTRRRLLRGAGGIAGLAGLGAVGLLAGCADRPSPAGAPSGGTPVPGGTLRVVFAGTSATADVLDPHVVGHSAGGALSKAVWDHLVDYNNDLTLDYRLAESLEPNADGSQWRMALRRGVEFSDGSPFTSRDVMWSLERMLDEEKPSAGDLDIIDLSRTRPDGDHAVVVSMREPVADFGSVLAGWYVYVIKDGTTEFTPSSLPVGTGPFVLESWSPGDRSVLTRNENHWDQRPHLDGLEILQVAEADARFNAFGSQEADVVYELSPAQGNILRSQSDVYLVTPPVGTMSSFTMRTDLAPFDDPRVREALKLSVDRQAMVDKVYYGFAEVGNDLYGKGAPFYADMPQRAYDPERARRLLREAGKENLVVTLHTADVSPGQLASATLFAEQAKAAGITVNLAVEPGDTYFSQVVGSKPLTQSGWWNYSLDYFYGQTLTSDAPANATAWRRPAWDATFAQARAEMDPARRGELYRELQDELWNDSGYLIHSFALQPTGVRNTVQGITDGVPGTGQWASFTGTWLQQR; this is encoded by the coding sequence ATGAAAAATTCAAGATCGACAGCTGCGCACGCAGCTCCCGAATTGACCCGACGCCGGCTGCTACGCGGAGCCGGTGGGATCGCCGGCCTCGCCGGTCTCGGCGCGGTGGGCCTGCTCGCCGGTTGTGCCGACCGGCCGAGCCCGGCAGGCGCTCCGAGCGGCGGTACCCCGGTCCCCGGCGGCACGTTGCGCGTCGTCTTCGCGGGCACCTCGGCGACCGCCGATGTCCTCGACCCGCACGTCGTCGGCCACTCGGCGGGTGGCGCACTGTCCAAGGCGGTGTGGGATCACCTCGTCGACTACAACAACGACCTCACCCTCGACTATCGGCTCGCCGAGTCGCTGGAACCCAACGCCGACGGCTCGCAGTGGCGGATGGCGCTGCGCCGGGGCGTCGAGTTCAGTGACGGTTCGCCGTTCACGTCTCGCGATGTCATGTGGAGTCTCGAGCGCATGCTCGACGAGGAGAAACCGTCGGCCGGTGACCTCGACATCATCGACCTGTCCCGCACCAGGCCCGACGGCGATCACGCCGTCGTGGTGTCGATGAGAGAACCCGTCGCCGACTTCGGTTCGGTGCTCGCCGGTTGGTACGTCTACGTGATCAAGGACGGTACGACGGAATTCACGCCGTCGTCGCTTCCCGTGGGGACCGGCCCGTTCGTTCTGGAGTCGTGGTCGCCGGGCGACCGGTCGGTGTTGACCCGCAACGAGAACCACTGGGATCAGCGGCCCCACCTCGACGGGCTGGAGATCCTCCAGGTCGCCGAAGCCGACGCCAGATTCAACGCGTTCGGCTCGCAGGAGGCCGACGTCGTCTACGAACTCTCGCCGGCGCAGGGCAACATCCTGCGATCGCAGTCCGACGTCTACCTCGTGACGCCGCCGGTGGGCACGATGAGCTCGTTCACGATGCGTACCGACCTCGCGCCGTTCGACGATCCGCGAGTACGGGAGGCCCTCAAGCTGTCGGTGGACCGGCAGGCGATGGTCGACAAGGTGTATTACGGGTTCGCCGAGGTCGGCAACGACCTGTACGGCAAGGGCGCACCGTTCTACGCCGACATGCCGCAACGCGCGTACGACCCGGAACGGGCTCGCCGCCTGCTCCGAGAGGCGGGCAAGGAGAACCTCGTCGTCACCCTGCACACCGCGGACGTCAGTCCCGGCCAGTTGGCCTCGGCGACCCTCTTCGCCGAGCAGGCCAAGGCCGCCGGGATCACCGTCAACCTCGCTGTCGAGCCGGGCGACACCTACTTCTCCCAGGTCGTCGGGTCAAAGCCCCTCACCCAGTCCGGTTGGTGGAACTACAGTCTGGACTACTTCTACGGGCAGACCCTCACCTCGGACGCCCCGGCCAACGCGACCGCCTGGCGTCGTCCTGCGTGGGATGCCACCTTCGCCCAGGCTCGCGCCGAGATGGACCCGGCTCGCCGTGGTGAGTTGTACCGGGAACTGCAGGACGAACTCTGGAACGACAGCGGTTACCTCATCCACAGTTTCGCCCTGCAGCCGACGGGCGTCCGCAACACCGTGCAGGGCATCACCGACGGGGTGCCCGGCACCGGGCAGTGGGCCTCCTTCACGGGCACCTGGCTCCAGCAGCGCTAG
- a CDS encoding ABC transporter permease: MLRYVAGRLAGALAVLAVVAVSIFVLFELLPGDAATTRLSRGAAGQPDPAQVAALRAELGLDRPAVVRFLDWAGGFLTGDLGVSQLSGRPVAEILDGRLANSVILAIVTVVVLVPAALAIGVAAGARPGSRWDRLLSTAALAAESVPAFVVGVVLIAWVAIGMGVLPAVSLVPTGTSALDRPEVLVLPVLCLLIGLAPHPVRLVRARMTEAMRAPYISAARANGVGEFRLVVRHAAPNAISASVQPLAGAVVGLVGGIAVIEVVFAYPGVAHELLRAISGRDLIFVQSVAVLLAAYGLLVYLLADLVALGSSPAARGVIGRSRS; this comes from the coding sequence GTGTTGCGGTATGTCGCGGGCCGGTTGGCCGGGGCGTTGGCCGTGCTCGCTGTCGTTGCGGTGTCGATCTTCGTGCTCTTCGAACTGCTCCCGGGTGATGCCGCCACGACCCGGTTGTCGAGAGGAGCCGCGGGCCAACCGGATCCGGCTCAGGTGGCCGCTCTGCGCGCGGAACTGGGACTCGATCGTCCGGCAGTCGTACGGTTCCTCGACTGGGCAGGCGGTTTCCTCACCGGGGACCTCGGCGTGTCGCAACTCTCGGGCCGTCCGGTCGCCGAGATCCTCGACGGGCGACTCGCGAACTCGGTGATCCTCGCGATCGTCACCGTCGTCGTCCTGGTCCCGGCGGCGCTGGCGATCGGCGTCGCCGCCGGCGCACGGCCGGGTTCGCGCTGGGACCGGTTGCTCAGTACTGCGGCGCTCGCGGCGGAATCCGTCCCCGCGTTCGTGGTCGGTGTCGTACTGATTGCCTGGGTGGCGATCGGGATGGGGGTGCTGCCCGCGGTGTCGCTCGTACCGACGGGCACATCGGCGCTCGACCGTCCGGAGGTGCTGGTGCTACCGGTGCTGTGCCTGCTCATCGGGCTGGCACCGCATCCGGTGCGACTCGTCCGCGCCCGGATGACGGAAGCGATGCGCGCGCCGTACATCTCGGCGGCGCGGGCGAACGGGGTCGGCGAATTCCGGCTCGTCGTGCGTCATGCGGCGCCCAACGCGATCTCCGCGTCGGTGCAACCGCTGGCGGGAGCCGTCGTCGGGCTCGTCGGCGGTATCGCGGTCATCGAAGTCGTGTTCGCGTATCCGGGTGTGGCGCACGAACTCCTGCGGGCCATCTCCGGACGCGATCTGATCTTCGTGCAGTCGGTGGCGGTGCTGTTGGCCGCGTACGGGCTGCTCGTGTATCTCCTCGCCGACCTCGTGGCGCTCGGCTCGTCGCCGGCCGCACGGGGTGTCATCGGACGCAGCCGGTCATGA
- a CDS encoding ATP-binding cassette domain-containing protein, whose protein sequence is MSTRCRRLVGPAAVLGVLVIVIVLGPFVAPFSPTAIASVPFETPSSNHWLGTDFVGRDVLSRVLHGGHRLILMTAVALSVSYVVGVLLGVTAGMSRRLDGWVMRPVDAITVLPWFLLLVVIATTMGKGPVAVCLTVGVATVPWVAKIVRTATIELMDAGFVEAAIARGETLRWIAVAQVLPNLRPVLLADAGIRVSGTIALVTAGSFLGLGVTQPQPDWALMVTENKGGMALTPWPVVVPAVCIAALVVAVNLLVDRLSEPPEPSPRGPRQRVRRPLGRPDATAGNPISVSGLTVAAPDGTPLVAIDALEVRRGETLAVVGPSGAGKTTTALALVDALPPGFVTAGTVRVQAPADGGRRLGYVPQDPGTSLNPSMRIGSALREVRRAHRSRRARDIEILLAELGLPTDREFLRRYPAQLSGGQQQRVLLAIALLGSPGVLVLDEPTSGLDAATADELVGVLDRLRSGRTVIVITHDLHRISRIVDRVVMLDGGRITGEYQADELPASHVPAAVAPAARFVDDAGPRVVVRGVTADHGRATVLHDVSFEIGRGECLAIVGRSGAGKSTLARCLAGLHPPTDGELLLDGARLASTARDRSIDQRRAISMVYQNPRRSLDPRRTVGRELRRVLRVLRGLDGVAADREIASLLAAVHLGPEMLDRRPGELSGGQIQRVAIARALAGGPDVLICDEITSSLDEVAADAVLRILEELRATGTSMLLISHDAQTVRRMADQVRTMIDGRVSWTSCDSDSSFRRAGV, encoded by the coding sequence ATGAGCACGCGCTGTCGACGGCTCGTCGGCCCCGCTGCGGTGTTGGGCGTCCTCGTGATCGTCATTGTCCTCGGGCCGTTCGTCGCACCGTTCTCGCCGACCGCGATCGCCTCGGTGCCGTTCGAGACACCGTCGTCGAACCATTGGCTCGGAACCGATTTCGTCGGACGCGACGTCCTGTCACGCGTTCTACACGGTGGTCACCGGCTAATACTGATGACCGCGGTCGCGCTGTCGGTGTCGTACGTCGTCGGCGTTCTCCTCGGAGTCACCGCGGGAATGTCACGCCGGCTCGACGGCTGGGTGATGCGCCCGGTCGACGCGATCACCGTCCTGCCATGGTTTCTCCTGCTCGTGGTCATCGCGACGACGATGGGGAAGGGCCCGGTCGCGGTGTGCCTCACCGTCGGAGTCGCGACGGTGCCATGGGTGGCGAAGATCGTGCGGACGGCGACGATCGAACTCATGGACGCGGGTTTCGTCGAAGCCGCGATCGCCCGCGGCGAGACACTGCGATGGATCGCGGTGGCCCAGGTACTGCCGAACCTGCGGCCGGTGTTGCTGGCCGACGCCGGGATACGGGTCTCGGGAACCATCGCGCTCGTCACCGCGGGCAGCTTCCTCGGTCTCGGAGTGACTCAGCCACAGCCGGACTGGGCGTTGATGGTCACCGAGAACAAGGGCGGGATGGCGTTGACCCCCTGGCCGGTCGTCGTGCCTGCCGTATGCATCGCAGCGCTGGTCGTGGCGGTGAACCTGCTCGTCGACCGGTTGTCCGAACCCCCCGAGCCCTCACCTCGTGGTCCGCGACAACGTGTCCGGCGGCCGCTGGGCCGTCCGGATGCCACGGCCGGGAACCCGATATCGGTGTCGGGGCTCACGGTGGCGGCACCTGATGGCACCCCGCTCGTCGCGATCGACGCTCTCGAGGTCCGCCGTGGCGAGACCCTGGCCGTCGTCGGACCCTCCGGTGCCGGAAAGACCACGACGGCACTCGCTCTCGTCGACGCGCTGCCACCCGGATTCGTCACCGCCGGGACCGTGCGTGTGCAGGCTCCCGCCGACGGCGGTCGACGGCTCGGATACGTACCGCAGGACCCCGGTACCTCGCTCAACCCGTCCATGCGGATCGGTTCGGCCCTCCGAGAAGTCCGACGCGCCCACCGGTCGCGTCGTGCCCGGGACATCGAGATCCTGCTCGCCGAACTCGGATTGCCGACGGACCGCGAGTTCCTCCGCAGGTATCCGGCGCAGCTGTCCGGCGGCCAGCAACAACGGGTTCTGCTCGCGATCGCCCTCCTCGGCTCCCCGGGCGTGCTCGTCCTCGACGAGCCGACGAGCGGTCTGGACGCGGCCACGGCGGACGAACTGGTCGGGGTGTTGGACCGTCTCCGCAGTGGACGCACGGTCATCGTCATCACCCATGACCTGCACCGTATCTCGCGTATCGTCGATCGAGTCGTGATGCTCGACGGCGGGCGGATCACCGGCGAGTACCAGGCCGACGAGTTGCCTGCATCGCATGTTCCGGCGGCGGTGGCGCCCGCGGCCCGATTCGTCGACGACGCCGGCCCACGCGTCGTCGTGCGCGGCGTCACGGCAGACCATGGCCGCGCCACCGTGCTGCACGACGTCTCGTTCGAGATCGGGCGGGGCGAGTGTCTGGCGATCGTCGGACGTTCGGGCGCCGGAAAGTCGACGCTCGCGCGGTGTCTGGCGGGTTTGCATCCCCCGACCGACGGTGAGCTGCTGCTCGACGGCGCGCGCCTGGCGTCGACCGCCCGTGACCGCAGCATCGATCAGCGGCGCGCGATCAGCATGGTCTACCAGAATCCGCGACGCAGCCTGGACCCCCGGCGGACGGTCGGCCGGGAACTGCGCCGGGTACTCCGGGTGTTGCGCGGACTCGACGGCGTTGCCGCGGACCGCGAGATCGCGTCATTGCTGGCGGCGGTCCACCTCGGCCCGGAGATGCTCGATCGCCGCCCCGGCGAGTTGTCCGGCGGCCAGATCCAGCGCGTGGCGATCGCACGGGCACTCGCCGGCGGTCCGGACGTCCTGATCTGCGATGAGATCACGTCGTCGCTGGACGAGGTGGCCGCGGATGCGGTCCTGAGGATCCTCGAGGAACTCCGGGCGACGGGAACCTCGATGCTGCTGATCTCCCACGATGCGCAGACCGTGCGGCGGATGGCCGATCAGGTCCGGACGATGATCGACGGCCGCGTAAGTTGGACGTCATGCGATTCGGACTCTTCATTCCGCAGGGCTGGCGTCTAG
- a CDS encoding LLM class F420-dependent oxidoreductase, with protein sequence MRFGLFIPQGWRLDLVGVDPADQWGVMSSVADRAESGGWDSVWVYDHFHTVPLPTDEATHEAWTLVAALAATTSRVEIGQMCTAMSYRNPMYLAKVAATADLISGGRVQMGIGGGWYEHEWRAYGYGFPSAGERLARLDEGVQIMKQAWEQGRATLDGKHYTVDDAICAPQPTAGRLPLWIAGGGEKKTLRIAAKYADYTNFDGTPDGFVHKSAVLQQHCADLGRDFEAITRSANYNIMLGETEAEVERKLADLEARLSKTVGPDAAAGSMGAFRGMPGVGTPEQVAENLRGLADVGLAYGICYFPNIAVDREDLELFEERVVPALR encoded by the coding sequence ATGCGATTCGGACTCTTCATTCCGCAGGGCTGGCGTCTAGATCTCGTGGGTGTGGACCCCGCGGACCAGTGGGGGGTGATGTCCTCGGTCGCCGACCGCGCCGAGTCGGGCGGATGGGACTCGGTCTGGGTCTACGACCACTTTCACACCGTGCCGCTGCCGACGGACGAGGCCACCCACGAGGCCTGGACCCTGGTGGCCGCACTGGCCGCCACCACCAGTCGCGTGGAGATCGGCCAGATGTGCACCGCGATGAGTTACCGCAACCCGATGTACCTGGCCAAGGTCGCCGCCACCGCCGACCTGATCTCCGGCGGTCGCGTGCAGATGGGCATCGGCGGCGGTTGGTACGAACACGAATGGCGCGCATACGGATACGGATTCCCGTCGGCGGGCGAGCGCCTCGCGCGGCTCGACGAGGGCGTGCAGATCATGAAACAGGCCTGGGAACAGGGCCGCGCGACGCTCGACGGCAAGCACTACACCGTCGACGACGCCATCTGCGCCCCGCAGCCCACGGCCGGACGGCTGCCGCTGTGGATCGCCGGCGGCGGGGAGAAGAAGACGCTGCGGATCGCGGCGAAGTACGCGGACTACACCAACTTCGACGGCACACCCGACGGATTCGTGCACAAATCGGCAGTGCTGCAACAGCATTGCGCCGACCTCGGACGCGACTTCGAGGCGATCACCCGCTCGGCCAACTACAACATCATGCTCGGCGAGACCGAAGCCGAGGTGGAACGCAAGCTCGCCGACCTCGAAGCCCGGCTCAGCAAGACGGTCGGGCCCGACGCGGCTGCCGGCAGCATGGGCGCGTTCCGCGGTATGCCCGGCGTCGGCACCCCGGAACAGGTCGCGGAGAACCTCCGCGGCCTCGCCGATGTCGGTCTGGCATACGGGATCTGCTACTTCCCGAACATCGCCGTCGACCGCGAGGACCTCGAGTTGTTCGAGGAGCGAGTGGTTCCGGCGCTGCGCTGA
- a CDS encoding pyridoxal phosphate-dependent aminotransferase has translation MSFEDRTTRRLRPFATTIFAEMSALAVDHDAVNLGQGFPDTDGPASMLDAARQAITDGRNQYPPGIGVPELRHAVARTQHDLYGLDYDPDREVLITVGATEAIAGAVVGLVEPGDEVIMIEPYYDAYAATVAMAGGVRRVVPLVPDGDGFRLDRERLAAAFGPKTSMVLVNSPHNPTGTVLSPGDLAEIARLCVEHDVVAVTDEVYEHLVFDGRTHTPLATLPGMRERTLRISSAAKTFNCTGWKVGWVSGPPELIAAARTAKQYMSYVGSGPFQPAVAHALEHEMGWVRESALALQAKRDLISTALTDAGFAVHRSEATYFVCADPRPLGVDDGIEFCRSLPERIGVAAVPVSVFTDDREPWHHLLRFAFAKRDEVIAEAAERLRRL, from the coding sequence ATGTCATTCGAGGACAGGACAACCCGCAGGCTCCGTCCGTTCGCCACGACGATCTTCGCCGAGATGTCGGCGCTGGCGGTCGACCACGACGCCGTGAACCTCGGCCAGGGCTTCCCGGACACCGACGGGCCGGCGTCGATGCTCGACGCCGCGCGCCAGGCCATCACCGACGGACGTAATCAGTACCCGCCGGGTATCGGGGTGCCGGAGTTGCGGCACGCGGTCGCGCGAACGCAGCACGACCTGTACGGGCTGGATTACGACCCGGATCGCGAGGTGCTGATCACGGTCGGCGCGACCGAGGCGATCGCGGGTGCGGTCGTCGGCCTGGTGGAACCGGGTGACGAGGTGATCATGATCGAGCCGTACTACGACGCCTACGCCGCCACCGTCGCGATGGCCGGCGGCGTGCGACGCGTCGTACCGCTGGTACCCGACGGCGACGGCTTCCGCCTGGACCGCGAACGGCTCGCCGCGGCCTTCGGGCCGAAGACATCGATGGTGCTGGTCAACAGCCCGCACAACCCGACGGGGACCGTCCTGTCGCCCGGCGACCTCGCCGAGATCGCCCGACTCTGCGTCGAACACGACGTCGTCGCCGTCACCGACGAGGTCTATGAACACCTCGTCTTCGACGGCCGGACGCACACCCCGCTGGCGACGCTGCCGGGTATGCGGGAACGGACGTTGCGGATCTCCAGCGCTGCGAAGACCTTCAACTGCACCGGCTGGAAGGTCGGCTGGGTGAGTGGGCCGCCCGAATTGATCGCCGCGGCACGGACGGCGAAGCAGTACATGTCCTACGTGGGCTCCGGACCGTTCCAGCCCGCGGTCGCGCACGCCCTGGAACATGAGATGGGTTGGGTACGCGAGTCAGCTCTCGCACTACAGGCTAAACGCGACCTGATCTCGACCGCCCTGACCGACGCGGGCTTCGCCGTACACCGAAGCGAAGCAACATATTTCGTCTGCGCCGACCCACGGCCGCTCGGCGTCGACGACGGCATCGAGTTCTGCCGGTCGTTACCGGAGCGCATCGGCGTCGCCGCGGTGCCGGTGAGCGTCTTCACCGACGACCGCGAACCCTGGCACCACCTGCTCCGGTTCGCCTTCGCCAAACGCGACGAGGTCATCGCCGAGGCCGCCGAACGACTTCGGCGGCTCTGA
- a CDS encoding protein kinase domain-containing protein, whose amino-acid sequence MPRNPGEHFAGYTIIRLVGRGGMGEIYLARHPHLPRNEALKVLPAELSRDPMYRQRFVKEAEHASSVVHPSIVTIFNSGEYDGHLWIAMEYIDGIDALRLLRQTPQGLDTPTVIAIVRAVGAALDRAHATGLLHRDVKPANILLQGVGGPEPRVLLADFGIAKSEQDVSHLTSTNVFLGTVAYAAPEQLLGDPVDARADQYALAATVFELLTGRPPFQGAGTASIIAGHLQSMPPRPSTLRPGISGSVDPVFGRALAKEPDRRYGSCREFAAELERALAAPPLSKEPTVRAPTPAPPVSVTPPPPVGPLSYPQGPQQHSPYQSQPGTYPGGFASQGGYPSQGGYAPPPPKKRSGLLIALGSLAVILVLAIATGVVYVATQVSSAPTAGGTSTSRSTPVAGPETTTSAAGTSAPRTTDSSTPAVNGPGDVQVGECVGIATDSGSSTSVNASKVDCDSAGLNFYAASKIAASTSCASPQNSTLTFPDSTDKLCLTPNFYEDLCYLVPLSGGSLADYREAPCASSATAQTVLARVTTRSDATVTCSGDETKWVFFEPESIGYCLIET is encoded by the coding sequence ATGCCGCGCAATCCAGGCGAGCACTTCGCCGGCTACACCATCATCCGACTCGTCGGCCGCGGTGGGATGGGCGAGATCTATCTCGCGAGACACCCGCACTTGCCGCGGAACGAGGCGCTGAAGGTACTGCCCGCCGAACTGAGCCGCGACCCGATGTACCGGCAGCGGTTCGTCAAAGAAGCCGAGCACGCCTCGAGCGTCGTCCACCCGTCGATCGTGACGATCTTCAACTCCGGCGAGTACGACGGCCACCTGTGGATCGCGATGGAGTACATCGACGGCATCGACGCGCTGCGACTGCTCCGCCAGACCCCACAGGGTCTCGACACCCCGACCGTGATCGCCATCGTGCGCGCCGTCGGTGCCGCGCTGGACCGTGCGCACGCGACGGGACTCCTGCATCGCGACGTCAAACCGGCCAACATCCTGCTGCAGGGCGTGGGCGGCCCGGAGCCGCGAGTCCTGCTCGCGGACTTCGGGATCGCCAAGTCCGAGCAGGACGTCAGCCATCTCACGTCGACGAACGTCTTCCTCGGCACGGTCGCCTACGCCGCCCCCGAGCAACTGCTCGGCGATCCGGTGGACGCGCGTGCGGACCAATACGCGCTCGCGGCCACCGTCTTCGAACTCCTCACCGGCCGGCCGCCGTTCCAGGGCGCCGGCACCGCGTCGATCATCGCCGGCCACCTGCAGTCGATGCCGCCGCGCCCGTCGACCCTGCGACCGGGCATCTCCGGCAGCGTCGACCCGGTGTTCGGCCGCGCCCTCGCGAAGGAGCCCGACCGCAGGTACGGATCCTGCCGCGAGTTCGCCGCCGAGCTCGAACGCGCGCTCGCGGCACCACCGCTGTCGAAGGAGCCGACGGTGCGTGCCCCGACACCCGCGCCACCGGTTTCGGTGACCCCGCCTCCTCCGGTGGGTCCATTGTCCTATCCGCAAGGGCCGCAGCAGCATTCGCCATATCAGTCGCAACCGGGGACCTATCCCGGTGGGTTCGCCTCGCAGGGTGGCTACCCCTCGCAGGGTGGCTACGCGCCGCCACCGCCGAAGAAGCGGTCCGGCCTGCTGATCGCCCTCGGCTCGCTCGCGGTGATCCTCGTCCTCGCGATCGCCACCGGGGTCGTGTACGTCGCGACACAGGTGTCGAGTGCACCGACCGCGGGCGGCACCTCGACGTCGCGCTCGACCCCGGTCGCCGGGCCGGAGACCACGACCTCCGCCGCCGGCACCTCCGCTCCTCGCACCACCGACTCCTCGACGCCGGCCGTCAACGGACCGGGGGACGTCCAGGTCGGCGAATGCGTCGGCATCGCCACCGATTCCGGGTCGTCGACGAGTGTGAATGCCTCCAAGGTCGACTGCGACTCCGCCGGTCTCAATTTCTACGCCGCGTCGAAGATCGCCGCGTCCACGTCGTGCGCGAGCCCACAGAATTCGACGCTCACGTTCCCGGACAGCACGGACAAGCTCTGTCTCACACCGAATTTCTACGAGGACCTCTGCTACCTGGTCCCGCTCTCGGGTGGCTCGCTCGCCGACTACCGGGAGGCCCCGTGCGCGAGCTCGGCGACGGCGCAGACGGTCCTCGCGCGTGTCACCACGCGGTCGGACGCAACCGTGACCTGCTCCGGCGACGAGACCAAGTGGGTCTTCTTCGAACCGGAGTCGATCGGGTACTGCCTCATCGAGACCTGA